A single window of Anomaloglossus baeobatrachus isolate aAnoBae1 chromosome 9, aAnoBae1.hap1, whole genome shotgun sequence DNA harbors:
- the LOC142250327 gene encoding lymphotoxin-alpha-like produces the protein MTPRQGSEDPVSEKPAAHFQANPSILGSLTWSKDIDNSFIQGNLTLENNKLHVKQKGLYFIYSQAMFGGRACPQQNKNFISLSVILESFRGKDNSTLLRADKTPCNQPYRNTGIVPGWSKSIFLGAVFRLVKGDILYVTVSGAEFLRRERGTTYFGAYAL, from the exons TTTCTGAGAAACCTGCAGCTCATTTCCAAG CTAATCCATCCATTCTGGGCTCCCTGACTTGGTCCAAAGACATAGACAACTCATTTATCCAAGGAAATCTAACACTTGAGAACAACAAACTGCACGTGAAGCAGAAGGGCCTATACTTCATATACAGCCAGGCCATGTTCGGAGGGAGAGCGTGTCCCCAGCAAAACAAGAATTTTATTTCCCTCAGTGTGATTCTGGAGTCCTTCAGAGGAAAAGACAATTCAACACTTCTCCGAGCAGATAAGACACCTTGCAACCAACCCTATAGAAATACAGGAATCGTTCCAGGATGGAGCAAGTCCATTTTTCTAGGGGCTGTATTTAGGCTCGTAAAAGGTGACATATTGTACGTGACAGTCTCGGGAGCAGAATTTCTCAGGAGGGAACGTGGGACAACCTATTTTGGTGCTTATGCCTTGTAA